In a genomic window of Pedobacter sp. KBS0701:
- the scpB gene encoding SMC-Scp complex subunit ScpB has protein sequence MPNHTITRHIEALVFSSSQSIGTQEIILALNAVFNEEFTEAQVFESIEQIEGKYSHDDFAIELVFLNNGYQFLTKKDYHETVNQLQLHRSKKKLSQAAMETLAIIAYRQPITKLEIEQIRGVNSDYSVQRLLEKELISIDGKAETPGRPILYSTSTLFMDYFGLNNLNQLPQLKDIVKEENTVGENVE, from the coding sequence ATGCCCAACCACACCATCACCAGGCACATCGAAGCCCTTGTATTTTCTTCCAGCCAAAGCATAGGTACACAAGAAATTATACTTGCCCTAAATGCAGTTTTCAATGAAGAATTTACCGAAGCACAGGTATTCGAAAGCATAGAACAGATTGAGGGAAAATATAGTCACGATGATTTCGCCATCGAACTGGTATTTTTAAACAACGGTTATCAGTTTCTCACCAAAAAAGATTACCACGAAACCGTTAACCAACTGCAGTTACATCGCTCGAAGAAAAAACTTAGTCAGGCTGCCATGGAAACACTGGCCATTATTGCTTATCGCCAACCCATTACGAAACTTGAAATTGAACAGATCAGAGGGGTAAATTCGGATTATTCAGTACAACGCCTGCTGGAAAAAGAGCTGATCAGTATCGATGGAAAAGCAGAAACTCCTGGCAGGCCCATCCTTTACAGCACCAGTACATTATTTATGGATTATTTTGGTTTAAATAACCTAAACCAACTTCCGCAGTTAAAAGATATCGTTAAAGAGGAAAATACTGTGGGAGAAAATGTGGAATAA
- a CDS encoding LytTR family DNA-binding domain-containing protein: MTTLKAIIVDDEEFARSSLFFLLQQNCPQVEITGIARSVAEAKDILAHHPIDLIFLDIAMPGGNGFELIPDAQKHNAAVIFTTAYDQYALKAIKANALDYLLKPIDIDELKIAVDKVFQHIKLFKSQNENDERINNLASSLSSRSEIKKLTLPYGQGFKMIDIDDIIYIEADSNYSIVHLNKHEKITVSKVLREFEELLPTDQFVRIHKSSIINLNHLKEYNSKNGLQVFLKNGESINISRRRASDFFEKIKLFTKANSDH; the protein is encoded by the coding sequence ATGACTACATTAAAAGCCATTATTGTTGACGATGAGGAGTTTGCCCGCTCATCGTTATTTTTTTTGTTGCAACAGAACTGCCCCCAGGTAGAAATTACCGGCATTGCAAGATCTGTTGCCGAGGCAAAAGACATTTTAGCACATCATCCCATTGATCTGATTTTTCTGGATATTGCTATGCCTGGAGGCAATGGCTTTGAATTGATTCCTGATGCACAAAAACACAATGCTGCCGTTATATTTACCACGGCCTACGATCAATATGCGCTAAAAGCAATAAAGGCAAATGCGCTCGATTACTTGTTAAAGCCAATTGATATTGATGAGCTTAAAATAGCTGTAGACAAAGTTTTCCAACACATCAAATTATTTAAAAGCCAGAATGAAAATGATGAAAGAATTAATAATCTGGCTTCCAGTTTAAGTTCGAGATCAGAAATCAAGAAACTTACCCTTCCTTATGGTCAGGGTTTTAAAATGATTGATATTGATGATATTATCTACATTGAAGCAGATAGTAATTATTCTATTGTGCACTTAAACAAACATGAAAAAATAACCGTTTCTAAAGTTTTAAGGGAGTTTGAAGAACTACTGCCAACCGATCAGTTTGTCAGGATCCACAAATCAAGCATCATTAACCTTAACCACTTAAAGGAATATAATTCTAAAAACGGACTACAGGTTTTCCTTAAAAACGGCGAAAGTATCAACATTTCGAGAAGACGGGCAAGCGATTTTTTTGAAAAAATAAAATTATTTACCAAAGCAAACAGTGATCATTAA
- a CDS encoding helix-turn-helix domain-containing protein, translating to MKSIGDRIKQSRLALGLSQADAAKKLNISTPAFCKIETGQTDLNISRLLQISKTFKVPVVQLIDSQSGGDPSAELSALKKELIEKEEEINKLRKKVIDLYDKLGI from the coding sequence ATGAAAAGCATCGGTGATCGTATTAAACAAAGTAGACTGGCTTTAGGGTTAAGTCAAGCTGATGCTGCTAAAAAATTAAATATCTCTACTCCGGCTTTCTGTAAAATAGAAACGGGACAGACTGATCTCAATATTTCCCGTTTACTCCAGATTTCTAAAACCTTTAAAGTTCCCGTTGTACAGTTGATTGATAGTCAATCAGGTGGAGACCCCTCTGCAGAATTGAGCGCACTTAAAAAAGAACTGATCGAAAAGGAAGAAGAAATTAATAAACTCCGTAAAAAGGTAATTGACCTTTATGATAAACTAGGAATATAA
- a CDS encoding Lrp/AsnC family transcriptional regulator, with protein sequence MVIENNFSLDHIDLAILRLMQDNARISNVDLAKALDLVPSAVLERVKKLEKKNVITGYNAKVNPVAVDLKLLAFISMKSSQSFSCNDTASELAKIPDVQEVHVIAGDDCFLVKVRTTDSASLMALLRDEFSKVPNILSVKTTIVLETVKEQQQLVIPEK encoded by the coding sequence ATGGTAATTGAAAATAATTTTAGTCTGGATCATATCGATCTGGCTATACTCAGGCTCATGCAGGATAATGCCCGGATCTCGAACGTAGATTTAGCGAAGGCATTAGATCTTGTTCCATCAGCCGTGTTGGAACGCGTAAAAAAACTTGAGAAAAAGAATGTAATTACCGGTTACAATGCCAAAGTAAATCCTGTTGCGGTTGACTTAAAGTTGCTGGCTTTTATTTCCATGAAATCTTCGCAAAGTTTCAGCTGTAATGATACAGCGAGTGAATTGGCAAAAATCCCCGATGTACAGGAAGTACACGTAATAGCCGGTGATGATTGTTTCCTGGTGAAAGTGAGAACTACGGATTCGGCATCTTTGATGGCTTTATTACGTGATGAGTTTAGTAAAGTTCCCAATATTTTATCCGTGAAAACAACGATTGTGTTAGAAACGGTAAAAGAACAGCAACAATTAGTCATTCCCGAAAAATAA
- a CDS encoding GNAT family N-acetyltransferase, producing MQVISVSNLSLKKDFLDTPKILYKNDKNWICPLDSEVENVFNPEKNTFFAHGKCTRWVLKDNNGKLIGRVAAFINEKKAYHYDQPTGGMGFFECIDDEKAAFLLFDTAKNWLTENGMKAMDGPINFGENDSFWGLLVEGFTPPSFGMNYNFPYYQKFFEKYGFATEYEQLTNHINLTIPFPERFTKIANWVRNKPGYTFEYFSKANSSKYINDLMEIYNDGWQDFENFVPIKKETLEESFKSMEPIMDEHLIQFAYFNGEPASFVVLIPDANQMIKGFNGKLGLIEKLKFAYRRWVGVTRMRAIVMGTKPKFQKHGLESVLFIRLGEYVLPKNQYKELELSWVGDFNEQMIAIHKATGATFGKKHLTMRKVF from the coding sequence ATGCAAGTTATATCCGTAAGCAATTTATCATTAAAAAAAGACTTTCTAGATACGCCCAAAATTCTATATAAAAACGATAAAAACTGGATCTGTCCGTTGGATAGTGAAGTTGAAAATGTTTTTAATCCTGAAAAAAACACTTTTTTTGCGCATGGAAAATGTACACGTTGGGTTTTAAAAGACAATAACGGAAAACTGATTGGCCGTGTAGCAGCCTTTATCAATGAAAAAAAAGCATACCACTATGACCAGCCAACGGGCGGAATGGGTTTCTTTGAATGCATTGATGATGAAAAAGCTGCCTTTCTTTTATTCGATACAGCCAAAAACTGGTTAACTGAAAATGGCATGAAAGCCATGGACGGTCCGATTAATTTTGGCGAAAATGATAGCTTCTGGGGCCTGCTGGTTGAAGGCTTCACTCCGCCATCATTCGGCATGAACTATAATTTCCCCTATTATCAAAAGTTTTTCGAAAAATATGGTTTTGCTACCGAATACGAACAGTTAACCAATCACATCAATCTTACCATTCCTTTCCCTGAACGTTTTACCAAAATTGCCAACTGGGTAAGAAATAAACCGGGTTATACTTTCGAGTATTTCAGCAAGGCCAATTCCAGCAAATATATTAACGATTTGATGGAAATTTATAACGACGGCTGGCAGGATTTTGAAAATTTTGTTCCTATTAAAAAGGAAACCCTGGAAGAAAGTTTCAAAAGTATGGAGCCGATTATGGATGAGCATTTGATCCAGTTTGCATACTTTAATGGCGAACCAGCATCTTTTGTGGTATTGATTCCGGATGCCAACCAGATGATTAAAGGTTTTAATGGTAAATTGGGTTTAATTGAAAAATTAAAATTTGCTTACCGTCGCTGGGTGGGCGTTACACGTATGCGGGCCATTGTAATGGGTACTAAACCTAAATTTCAAAAGCACGGTTTAGAATCGGTACTTTTTATCCGCTTAGGTGAATATGTGTTGCCTAAAAACCAATATAAAGAACTCGAATTGAGCTGGGTAGGTGATTTTAATGAACAAATGATCGCTATCCATAAAGCTACCGGCGCAACTTTTGGCAAAAAACACTTAACGATGCGTAAAGTATTTTAA
- a CDS encoding EamA family transporter, producing the protein MTNLNKTASPVMVYLAFAIVYIVWGSTYFFIQKALAGFPPFILGTVRFSIAGVLMLSWCKIKGEDIFNKRTIKIATISGILMLGLGNGIVIWVEQFIPSGLVAIMVASAAIWFVILDKSHWKENLSNKYIVSGLIIGFLGVVLLFGDQIRLALDKPQSNLQIIGMVLLVFGPIAWAGGSLYSKYHPTTGSSVSVNTGWQMLMASLAFLPGAFVKSEFKLLDWGSISLDAWLSIIYLILFGSIAAFSAYVWLLKVRPATQVSTYAYVNPVVAVLLSLTFTNEVIGLTQVIGLVIILGSVLLINLPKYKSV; encoded by the coding sequence ATGACAAATTTAAATAAAACGGCATCTCCGGTAATGGTTTACCTGGCTTTTGCTATCGTATATATTGTTTGGGGGTCTACTTATTTTTTCATTCAAAAGGCCTTGGCCGGTTTTCCGCCGTTCATCCTGGGAACAGTTCGTTTTTCCATCGCGGGAGTTTTAATGTTAAGCTGGTGTAAAATAAAGGGAGAGGATATTTTTAATAAGAGAACCATCAAAATTGCTACAATAAGCGGCATTTTAATGCTTGGTTTAGGTAATGGAATCGTAATCTGGGTAGAACAATTTATACCAAGCGGTTTAGTGGCTATTATGGTAGCTTCGGCAGCAATATGGTTTGTGATTCTCGATAAATCACACTGGAAAGAAAATCTGAGCAATAAATATATCGTTTCAGGTTTAATTATCGGATTTTTAGGGGTTGTACTCTTGTTTGGAGATCAGATTAGGCTGGCGCTTGATAAACCTCAAAGTAACTTACAGATTATTGGCATGGTGCTGCTGGTTTTTGGACCAATAGCATGGGCAGGGGGATCGCTTTATTCTAAATATCATCCTACTACAGGTAGTTCGGTTTCTGTTAATACGGGGTGGCAGATGTTGATGGCCAGTTTGGCTTTTTTACCAGGAGCATTCGTGAAATCAGAATTTAAATTATTGGATTGGGGTAGTATATCACTGGATGCGTGGCTATCCATTATTTACCTGATCTTATTCGGTTCCATTGCAGCATTCAGTGCTTATGTGTGGTTGCTTAAAGTACGTCCGGCTACACAGGTGAGTACTTATGCTTATGTAAACCCAGTAGTTGCTGTATTGTTGAGTTTAACCTTTACTAATGAGGTAATTGGCCTTACGCAGGTGATCGGACTGGTAATAATTTTGGGAAGTGTACTGCTGATTAATCTTCCGAAGTATAAAAGTGTGTAG
- a CDS encoding ferritin-like domain-containing protein: MKNNELETKNELQEKSLFDKTVGRRSFLQYAGAGAAGIALVAAGCKKDRGYENPTMNGGVTLDFKNDIGVLNYAYALEQLEAAFYIQVANSNTQFTGSNAAAKKAYFQDIQFHEIAHREFFKAALTTSAIGSLQVDFSSIDFTSEASVLGAAMAFEDLGVAAYNGAGPRLKDGNFLLLAGKIVSVEARHAAYVRDLISNGSFADLNSLASLGANNSAGLDAALTPDKVLAAAQKYIKTKISVINL, from the coding sequence ATGAAAAACAATGAACTAGAAACAAAAAATGAACTTCAGGAAAAAAGTTTGTTTGACAAAACTGTGGGCAGAAGATCTTTTCTTCAGTACGCAGGCGCAGGTGCAGCCGGTATTGCTTTAGTAGCTGCTGGTTGTAAAAAAGATCGCGGTTATGAAAATCCAACAATGAACGGAGGTGTTACATTGGATTTTAAAAATGATATAGGTGTATTGAATTATGCTTATGCCCTGGAGCAATTAGAAGCTGCATTTTATATTCAGGTGGCTAATAGTAACACCCAATTCACAGGGTCCAATGCTGCTGCAAAAAAAGCATATTTTCAGGATATTCAGTTTCACGAGATTGCACACAGAGAGTTTTTTAAAGCAGCCCTAACCACATCTGCAATCGGCAGTTTGCAGGTAGATTTCTCATCAATTGATTTTACCAGCGAAGCAAGCGTTCTAGGTGCCGCTATGGCTTTCGAAGATTTAGGTGTTGCTGCTTATAATGGTGCCGGACCAAGACTTAAAGATGGCAATTTTTTATTATTAGCAGGTAAAATTGTTTCAGTTGAGGCCCGTCATGCTGCTTATGTTAGAGATCTCATCTCAAACGGATCGTTTGCAGACCTTAATAGTCTTGCTTCATTGGGTGCCAATAATTCAGCGGGATTAGATGCAGCGCTTACCCCCGATAAAGTTTTGGCTGCTGCTCAGAAATACATCAAAACCAAAATTAGTGTAATCAATCTTTAA
- a CDS encoding ferritin-like domain-containing protein produces the protein MNIVNILEEIEKVDGEVYERLNPRRAAMKSFFNIGKKISLAAMPLALGSMFQKAYGQSTLPSAVVDVLNFALSLEYLEYHFYNHCIVGKTPGSSVTDVTFNFPNAASQAAITTIRDHEKAHVDLLIGALGSSARAPIAYADTDFRAGGTFSTVYSDYGTFLAVAQGFEDTGVRAYKGQAGNLLVSPGILQTALQIHSVEARHASHIRQMRTAAGTAVYKPWVSLGASGQANDSGVPQVDAVYAGEDLTVQAGANIVGIGSNAGITKAIAVESFDEPLDKASVVTIANLFLRDGKKL, from the coding sequence ATGAATATCGTAAATATATTAGAAGAAATTGAAAAAGTTGATGGTGAGGTTTATGAGCGTTTAAACCCAAGAAGGGCCGCGATGAAAAGCTTTTTCAACATTGGAAAGAAAATTTCATTAGCAGCAATGCCGCTGGCTTTAGGTTCAATGTTTCAGAAAGCGTACGGACAATCTACACTACCATCAGCGGTTGTTGATGTATTAAATTTTGCATTGTCATTAGAATATTTAGAATACCATTTTTATAATCACTGTATTGTAGGTAAAACTCCAGGATCATCGGTAACCGATGTTACTTTTAATTTTCCTAATGCAGCCAGCCAGGCAGCCATTACTACCATCCGTGATCATGAAAAAGCGCACGTTGATTTATTGATAGGAGCTTTGGGAAGTTCGGCTCGCGCGCCTATCGCTTATGCAGATACTGATTTTAGAGCAGGCGGAACATTTTCTACCGTATATTCTGATTATGGTACTTTTTTAGCTGTAGCACAAGGTTTTGAAGACACTGGAGTTAGGGCTTACAAAGGTCAGGCAGGAAATTTATTGGTTAGTCCAGGTATATTGCAAACCGCTTTACAGATCCATTCGGTTGAGGCACGCCATGCTTCACATATCCGTCAAATGCGCACAGCAGCTGGTACTGCAGTATATAAACCATGGGTTAGCCTTGGTGCTTCAGGGCAGGCAAATGATTCTGGAGTTCCACAGGTAGATGCTGTTTATGCTGGTGAAGATTTAACTGTACAAGCTGGTGCAAATATTGTAGGAATTGGAAGTAATGCAGGTATTACAAAAGCTATTGCAGTAGAAAGTTTTGATGAGCCTTTAGATAAAGCAAGTGTAGTTACCATTGCCAACTTATTCTTAAGGGACGGTAAAAAGTTATAG
- a CDS encoding two-component regulator propeller domain-containing protein — protein MIIKPRIKTVLFEKAILKLNFGCSFIAFLFGIILFSTPATLLAQTTYLPHYTSKNGLASNNCYYILQDKKGFIWIATDNGLSRFDGTNFQNFTIEDGLPDTQILQMKEDKEGRLWFFALNGQLSYLKEGKFYNQDNDELLKKLNFNTVIVSFLVDKSGRIWLGTNANLIVCWDGKNIKKYISPNQNDKFINAFIHEDEQGKILAYSDLSVQEFNGKTFSIIRSKVQPLSYMTAANSSHRSLFYLDNGGLKQYRHGSINDLIPIPQNLIKNMSGYFYYDVANKEVWLSNANGAFALDKNGKTVQYLQDIAVNQVIKDNNQNIWFATNQGIYMLPNANNRLSIIDAESGLSSNVIKSITKDGKNRLWLGTDDAVIDVLTINNYQVDEIGLDDFKKYKTIKQITFDPKDQSIYFASDYGMGVFKNIYNNSNEVSYLKESNNSMFVIKHFSVGENNNHLALALSSGVVFLSDRRNKFEFNAAKYREKEDFFKDRSYHVFYDREGSLWFSNINGLSQFSRGKLIKHYENHPLLTKRINDIQQLPDGTLILATDGYGLIFYKNNQITRQITQKDGLTNNVCTKIFVKNNEIWVLTNKGVNKIADYPNQPNVANFDYGKDLLSDDINSLFIDDSTAYFATNKGLILFKYNNKNIIKNLPKVYVTSIIKDNERLPVDQGNFTFETGNNTILFTFSAVDFTTSDITYRYRLNENSPWIETRTRRLDFSSLQSGDYVFEVSAKSQNGNWGESAKISFTIKKHFWQSLWFLSILILLVAYIFYKVAVYITRKQKDKEQEQLLLKNKVLMLEQQALQAMMNPHFVFNVMNSIQHYINTQNTASANKVLTGFARLIRKNLEICTKSYISLEEELEYLNLYLKLEKNRFGDKLEYIFNIDEDIDREETFIPSMLLQPYVENAIWHGIMPKETGGEIQINIKLMDEFYLNIEIIDDGIGIDNSLRDKKETHISKGMQLTKERLHLLGQIGAKPIHLNVKQNTTNGTIVSISIPLK, from the coding sequence GTGATCATTAAACCACGCATAAAAACAGTTTTATTTGAAAAGGCAATACTGAAGTTAAACTTTGGCTGCTCTTTTATTGCTTTTTTATTTGGGATCATTCTATTTAGCACGCCGGCAACACTACTTGCACAAACTACCTATCTTCCACATTATACTTCCAAAAATGGTTTAGCCAGCAATAACTGTTATTACATTTTACAGGATAAAAAGGGTTTTATCTGGATTGCGACAGATAATGGATTGAGCCGTTTTGATGGAACAAATTTTCAGAATTTCACCATAGAAGATGGGCTTCCGGATACGCAGATTCTTCAGATGAAAGAAGATAAAGAGGGACGGCTATGGTTTTTTGCATTGAACGGCCAGTTGAGCTATTTAAAAGAAGGAAAGTTTTACAACCAGGATAACGATGAATTGCTAAAAAAGCTAAACTTTAATACGGTAATTGTTTCCTTTTTAGTAGATAAATCAGGGCGGATCTGGCTTGGGACTAATGCCAACCTGATTGTTTGCTGGGATGGAAAAAACATCAAAAAATACATTTCTCCAAATCAAAATGATAAGTTTATCAATGCCTTTATCCATGAGGATGAGCAAGGTAAAATACTAGCATACAGCGACTTAAGTGTACAGGAATTTAATGGAAAAACTTTTTCCATAATCAGGTCAAAAGTGCAGCCCCTTTCTTACATGACTGCTGCAAATAGCAGTCACAGATCTTTATTTTATTTAGATAATGGAGGATTAAAACAATATAGGCACGGAAGCATCAACGATCTCATCCCCATTCCACAGAACCTGATCAAAAACATGTCGGGCTATTTCTATTACGATGTTGCCAATAAGGAGGTTTGGCTATCAAATGCCAACGGTGCTTTTGCCCTTGATAAAAACGGAAAAACTGTTCAATATCTTCAAGATATTGCCGTAAACCAGGTGATTAAAGATAATAATCAAAATATATGGTTTGCTACCAATCAGGGAATTTACATGCTTCCTAATGCGAATAACCGGTTATCGATTATTGATGCAGAATCTGGTCTCAGCAGTAATGTAATCAAAAGCATTACCAAAGATGGAAAAAACCGCTTGTGGCTGGGCACCGATGATGCTGTAATCGACGTACTAACCATCAACAATTATCAGGTTGATGAAATCGGGTTAGACGATTTTAAGAAATACAAAACGATTAAACAGATTACTTTCGACCCAAAAGACCAATCTATATATTTTGCATCCGATTATGGAATGGGTGTTTTCAAAAATATCTACAACAACAGTAATGAAGTAAGCTATTTAAAGGAATCGAATAACTCAATGTTCGTAATTAAACACTTTAGCGTGGGGGAAAACAACAATCATCTTGCGCTGGCCCTATCATCAGGCGTTGTTTTCTTATCGGACAGAAGAAATAAATTCGAATTTAACGCGGCTAAATACCGCGAAAAAGAAGATTTTTTTAAAGATAGATCTTACCATGTTTTTTACGATCGCGAAGGCAGTTTATGGTTTTCGAATATTAATGGACTTTCTCAATTTTCCAGAGGCAAACTAATTAAACACTACGAAAATCATCCCTTACTTACCAAAAGGATAAACGACATTCAGCAACTCCCTGATGGCACATTGATTTTGGCTACTGATGGTTATGGTTTAATTTTTTATAAGAACAACCAGATTACCAGACAGATTACACAAAAAGATGGTTTAACTAATAATGTATGCACCAAAATATTTGTAAAAAACAACGAAATATGGGTGCTAACAAATAAAGGCGTCAACAAAATAGCGGATTATCCTAACCAGCCCAATGTTGCAAATTTCGATTATGGCAAAGACCTGTTGAGCGACGATATCAACAGTTTATTTATCGACGACAGTACAGCATATTTCGCCACCAACAAAGGTTTGATTTTATTCAAATACAACAACAAAAATATCATTAAAAACCTACCTAAAGTTTATGTTACCTCTATCATTAAAGATAACGAACGTTTACCAGTCGATCAGGGCAATTTCACTTTCGAAACCGGCAATAATACCATTTTATTTACTTTTAGTGCAGTTGATTTTACCACCAGCGATATTACCTACCGTTACCGTTTAAATGAAAATTCGCCATGGATAGAAACAAGGACCAGACGGCTGGATTTCTCTTCATTACAATCCGGCGATTATGTTTTTGAGGTGAGTGCCAAAAGTCAGAATGGCAACTGGGGCGAATCGGCAAAAATATCTTTCACCATTAAAAAACATTTCTGGCAAAGCTTATGGTTTTTATCTATTTTAATATTGCTGGTAGCATATATCTTTTATAAAGTAGCCGTTTACATCACCCGTAAACAAAAAGATAAAGAGCAGGAACAATTACTACTCAAAAATAAAGTATTAATGCTTGAGCAGCAGGCTTTACAAGCCATGATGAATCCGCATTTCGTATTTAACGTAATGAATTCCATCCAGCATTATATTAATACGCAAAATACAGCCTCTGCAAATAAAGTTTTAACGGGGTTTGCCCGCTTGATCAGAAAAAACCTCGAAATCTGTACAAAAAGTTATATTTCGTTAGAAGAAGAACTAGAATACTTAAATCTTTATCTCAAACTGGAGAAAAACCGTTTTGGGGATAAACTGGAATATATTTTTAATATCGACGAAGACATCGACCGGGAAGAAACCTTTATCCCCTCTATGCTGTTACAGCCTTATGTAGAAAATGCGATATGGCATGGCATTATGCCAAAAGAAACTGGTGGCGAAATCCAGATCAATATTAAACTGATGGATGAATTCTATCTAAATATTGAAATTATTGATGATGGGATTGGAATAGATAACTCTTTACGGGATAAAAAGGAAACACATATTAGTAAAGGTATGCAGTTAACCAAAGAAAGATTGCACCTTTTAGGTCAGATTGGAGCAAAACCTATACATTTAAATGTGAAGCAAAATACTACAAATGGTACAATAGTATCTATTTCTATACCACTAAAATAG
- the murC gene encoding UDP-N-acetylmuramate--L-alanine ligase, whose translation MRIHFIAIGGSAMHNLAIALHKKGYQISGSDDVIFEPAKSRLDKYGLLPAEMGWAEDRISKDLDAVILGMHARIDNPELLKAQELGVKIYSYPEYIYEQSKNKLRVVIGGSHGKTTITSMILHVLNYYKRDFDYLVGAQLAGFETMVKVTEEAPVMIIEGDEYLSSPIDRRPKFHLYKANVAVISGIAWDHINVFPTYADYTLQFDKFIDTIEANGTLIYCKADADLNEIVSNSKANVNKIAYAIPKHEIRNGITYLLPEETALKIFGDHNLMNLNAAKLVCKELDINENEFDTAIASFTGAAKRLEVISADESTNVYKDFAHSPSKLKATIDAVKAQFTSRKLVACIELHTFSSLNKDFLKEYTGAMDKADEAIVFIDIKSFEQKRMEPFSEDDVQQAFANPKLKFFNDAAKLKGYLLSLNYKDTNLLMMSSGNYAGFDLPELAAALDK comes from the coding sequence ATGCGCATACATTTTATAGCGATTGGTGGAAGTGCAATGCACAACCTGGCCATTGCCTTACATAAAAAAGGTTATCAGATTTCAGGTTCCGACGATGTAATTTTCGAGCCTGCAAAATCACGTTTGGATAAGTATGGTTTATTACCTGCTGAAATGGGCTGGGCTGAAGACCGTATATCCAAAGATTTAGATGCAGTAATTTTAGGTATGCATGCACGGATTGATAATCCTGAATTGTTGAAAGCGCAGGAATTAGGCGTTAAAATCTATTCTTATCCTGAATATATTTACGAACAAAGCAAAAATAAACTGCGTGTAGTAATTGGCGGCAGTCATGGTAAAACAACCATTACCAGTATGATTCTGCACGTGCTAAATTATTATAAACGTGATTTCGATTATCTTGTTGGAGCACAATTAGCGGGTTTCGAAACCATGGTAAAAGTGACGGAAGAAGCTCCCGTAATGATTATTGAAGGCGATGAGTATTTATCATCACCGATTGATAGAAGACCTAAATTTCACCTGTACAAAGCCAATGTTGCTGTAATCAGTGGTATAGCCTGGGATCATATCAATGTGTTTCCAACTTATGCCGATTATACCTTGCAGTTTGATAAGTTTATTGATACCATCGAAGCTAATGGGACTTTGATTTATTGTAAAGCAGATGCTGACCTGAATGAGATTGTATCCAATTCAAAAGCTAATGTAAACAAAATAGCTTATGCCATTCCCAAACATGAAATCAGGAACGGAATAACCTATCTGCTGCCGGAAGAAACGGCTTTAAAGATCTTTGGCGATCATAACCTGATGAACCTGAATGCTGCGAAACTGGTATGTAAAGAATTGGATATTAATGAAAATGAATTTGATACGGCCATTGCTTCATTCACTGGGGCTGCCAAGCGTTTAGAAGTGATTTCAGCAGATGAGTCGACCAATGTTTACAAAGATTTTGCGCATTCGCCTTCAAAATTAAAAGCAACTATTGATGCAGTTAAAGCGCAGTTTACCAGTAGGAAACTCGTAGCTTGCATCGAACTACATACCTTTAGCAGTTTGAATAAAGACTTTTTAAAAGAATATACCGGTGCAATGGACAAGGCTGATGAGGCAATCGTATTTATCGATATTAAATCTTTTGAGCAAAAACGCATGGAGCCTTTTTCTGAAGATGACGTGCAACAGGCTTTCGCGAATCCTAAACTGAAATTTTTTAACGATGCTGCGAAACTGAAAGGTTATCTGCTAAGCCTCAATTATAAAGATACTAACCTATTGATGATGAGCTCTGGCAATTATGCAGGTTTCGATCTGCCTGAACTGGCGGCCGCTTTAGATAAATAG